A window of the Synchiropus splendidus isolate RoL2022-P1 chromosome 6, RoL_Sspl_1.0, whole genome shotgun sequence genome harbors these coding sequences:
- the ip6k1 gene encoding inositol hexakisphosphate kinase 1, translating into MCLPHSINMENKLQGTGGGALLRSRVGGVSLEPFIHQVGGHTSMMRYDDHTVCKPLISREQRFYESLPPEMKEFTPEYKGVVLVCFEGDSDGYINLVAYPYGESSTEGGSGEPENPPEREQPRRKHSRRSLHRSSPSTEYKEERSEKREVQDSDSFDSTLTELKSPRLESKIHSDVPFQMLDWNSGVSSEKISHNPWSLRCHKQQLSRMRSESKDRKLFKFLLLENVVHHFSYPCILDLKMGTRQHGDDASEEKAARQIRKCEQSTSATLGVRVCGMQVYQQNTDQYLCRNKYYGRGLSIEGFREALYQYLHNGKGLRQDLFEPILNKLRSLKAVLEKQASYRFYSSSLLIIYEGKNPESLVASTSAQHAAPQKTTMTPSVSHRSSGPTAPLAQEAPSEKASSQSVDPGTQPPQGPGKATQPPSQPTAIKSDCPPSQQPDLSSSSSHNSNVCPSSSTSHAQQPPLVDVRMIDFAHSTYKGFRGDTAVHDGPDRGYVFGLESLAQILESLRDDNLP; encoded by the exons ATGTGCCTCCCTCACTCAATCAACATGGAGAATAAGCTTCAGGGGACGGGGGGAGGGGCTTTACTGCGGTCTCGTGTTGGAGGGGTTTCGCTGGAGCCCTTCATCCACCAG gTGGGCGGACACACTAGCATGATGCGCTACGATGATCACACCGTCTGCAAGCCCCTAATCAGCAGAGAGCAGCGCTTTTATGAGTCTTTGCCACCTGAGATGAAGGAGTTCACCCCGGAATATAAAG GTGTGGTGCTGGTGTGCTTCGAAGGCGACTCTGACGGATACATCAACCTGGTTGCGTATCCTTACGGGGAAAGTAGCACCGAGGGGGGTTCTGGAGAGCCGGAGAATCCCCCTGAGAGAGAGCAGCCCAGGAGGAAGCACTCCCGACGCAGCCTCCACCGCTCCTCCCCGTCCACGGAGTACAAGGAGGAGCGATCGGAGAAGAGGGAGGTGCAAGACTCGGACAGCTTTGACAG CACTCTGACTGAGCTCAAGAGTCCCAGACTGGAGTCCAAGATCCACTCGGACGTCCCCTTCCAGATGCTGGACTGGAACAGTGGCGTGAGTTCGGAGAAGATCAGCCACAATCCCTGGAGCCTTCGCTGCCACAAACAACAGCTGAGCCGCATGAGGTCCGAGTCCAAGGACCGCAAACTCTTCA agttcctgctgctggagaacgTGGTGCACCACTTCTCCTACCCCTGCATCCTGGACTTGAAGATGGGGACACGGCAGCACGGGGACGACGCCTCCGAGGAGAAGGCTGCCAGACAGATCAGGAAGTGTGAGCAGAGCACATCGGCTACGCTGGGAGTCAGAGTGTGCGGCATGCAG GTCTACCAGCAGAACACGGATCAGTACCTCTGCAGGAACAAGTACTACGGCCGCGGCCTGTCGATCGAGGGGTTCCGCGAGGCTCTCTACCAGTACTTGCACAACGGGAAGGGCCTGAGGCAGGACCTCTTTGAGCCAATCCTCAATAAGCTTCGCAGCCTGAAGGCCGTGCTGGAGAAGCAGGCGTCTTACCGCTTCTACTCATCTTCGCTGCTCATCATTTATGAGGGAAAG AACCCGGAGTCTCTGGTGGCCTCCACCTCAGCGCAGCATGCAGCCCCTCAGAAGACCACAATGACTCCCTCAGTGTCCCACCGCAGCTCTGGACCCACAGCACCTTTGGCCCAGGAAGCGCCTAGTGAAAAGGCCTCCAGCCAGTCGGTGGACCCAGGAACGCAGCCTCCTCAGGGACCCGGAAAAGCAACACAGCCACCCTCGCAGCCCACGGCCATCAAATCAGACTGCCCGCCCTCCCAACAGCCGGacctctcttcttcatcatctcacAACTCGAATGTCTGTCCCTCCTCCAGCACCTCACACGCGCAGCAGCCCCCTCTTGTGGATGTCCGTATGATCGACTTTGCCCACTCCACATATAAAGGCTTCCGGGGCGACACTGCGGTCCACGACGGACCCGACAGAGGCTACGTGTTCGGACTAGAGAGCCTGGCCCAGATCCTCGAGAGTCTGCGGGACGACAACCTGCCATAG